The following proteins come from a genomic window of Alnus glutinosa chromosome 10, dhAlnGlut1.1, whole genome shotgun sequence:
- the LOC133879116 gene encoding uncharacterized protein LOC133879116: protein MVNTRSETNRVPRDDRNARDEGNSNDPQFALLNERMEQMAKSIEDLATMNAVLQARVPELHRTITDPENREEGSRVEGTEEPNKEEEVPGNPPPVQPEAARAVEGMIARLEQRCNVLTAAIQRNDKGKASLVENLLQKTTSPFTEEVANICLPEKFKVPEIPFYTGLEDPVEHLDNFRAHIDLHRTPEMVACRAFPLTLSGNARDWFRSLPPNSIHHFEDLGRMFLTQFMAGRVRRKPSGSLMSMHQGPEESLRDFFMRFNQARLEAEAATDDFIYGALFQGIRKDGALMADIARKPPQNLDGFMSKAEKYINQEETLRALLGPEATRPSTSGNPKKKNPRKEERKRVPEEEARPKRDQESLRSNNWTPLNAPIMDVLLEIKRDPTYRKPRPVLVNPHSRYADQYCAFHDTTGHRTEACISLRLLIERFIENGKLVRFLADQRIQQNPEHSNRHHQNRHHPDQNNPRDERGRNQERAREQERRPDPRAARERSRSRARPERQENLLEIQTISGGFGGGGESSSARKAYARQLRDFEVYSVQKPPKSQKRDAQVIGFSDDDYAGVSLPHTDALVLSLAIANHKIHRVLVDTGSSADILYKSAFERMKIDRSKVIPARYSLVGFTGEKVLPLGSIELPVTAGMYPRQRTVMVRFLIIDRPSAYNVILGRTALNEFRAVTSTPHLSMKFPTEEGVGVEKGDQRMARECYNTSLKKLPEAARLGEKEKEFELGDSKKKVRIGAQLPPEMKEALVAFLRRNKDVFAWSHEDMPGIPPSVIAHKLMVDPSYRPVKQRRRTFAPERNQAIAEEVHKLLRAGFIREVDYPEWLANVVLVKKATGKWRMCVDFTDLNKACPKDSFPLPRIDLLVDSTSGHELLTFMDAFSGYNQIHMDEADQEKTSFITDRGLYCYKMMPFGLKNAGATYQRLVNKMFRDQIGRNVEVYVDDMLVKSIRAAGHIADLGETFETLRSHKMKLNPAKCAFGVSSGKFLGFMVSQRGIEANPEKVSAVLSMQPPQTTKQLQQLTGRIAALNRFISRSTDKCLPFFKILRKAFVWSSECEEAFKKLKEYLTNPPLLSSPEEGEILYLYLAVSPSAVSSALVREDSGIQKPVYFTSKALHGAEERYPRIEKLAFALIISARRLRPYFQAHAIRVLTEHPLKKILQKPDLSGRLVNWSVELGQFDIEFHPRTSVKGQALADFLLKFSNTPESEELPEKETWVAYVDGSSANHKSGVGVTLASPDGETFQYAIKLDFVTTNNEAEYEALLSGLSIAREMGARNVEIRSDSQVVVSHVQGTAEAQGEKMIQYLEKVRKCQSNFHRTAVTKVPREENARADALSKMGSGTGPVVRTSTRGVVTQTKPSILPQLDMMEIEEGSDEPEWATDVIQYLRNGSLPEEKLRARKAKIHSARYVLIGGVLYRRGYTEPLLKCLKSSEAEYILKEIHEGVCGNHSGSRMLAHKAMRAGYYWPTMSKDSVEIVQKCDKCQRFARVMKQPPEKLSPITSPWPFAKWGVDIVGPMPPGKGGRKFLLVAVDYFTKWAEAEALATITTANAVKFLWNSIICRFGIPHAFVTDNGKQFDCGPFRKWCAELRIRNYYSTPIYPPANGQVEATNKTLLRTLKKKLGKKKGAWAEYVPEVLWAYRTTTRTPTGATPFSLTYGSEAIIPAEVGSPSFRVSHYNPGLNDEGIKLNLDLLQERRDEAQVTWAAYQDRAARYFNKKVSPRKFQLGDWVLRKVSSITKDPIEGKLEAKWEGPYRVIRCHDKGAYHLVDATGKELPRAWNAEHLKKYFM, encoded by the exons ATGGTGAATACTCGATCAGAAACCAACCGAGTTCCTCGGGATGACCGAAATGCCCGAGACGAAGGAAACTCCAACGATCCCCAATTCGCTCTCCTGAATGAAAGAATGGAGCAGATGGCCAAGAGCATCGAGGATTTGGCCACCATGAATGCTGTCCTTCAAGCCCGGGTTCCAGAACTTCACCGAACTATCACTGACCCAGAAAATCGAGAGGAAGGCAGCCGAGTCGAAGGAACGGAGGAGccgaacaaagaagaagaagtcccGGGAAATCCTCCACCTGTTCAACCCGAAGCAGCAAGGGCGGTAGAAGGCATGATTGCTCGGTTGGAACAAAGATGCAATGTTCTAACCGCAGCTATTCAACGGAACGATAAGGGAAAAGCTTCCTTGGTGGAAAACCTTCTACAGAAGACCACCTCCCCATTCACCGAGGAGGTGGCAAATATCTGCCTTCCTGAGAAGTTCAAAGTCCCAGAGATCCCGTTTTATACGGGACTTGAAGATCCTGTGGAGCACCTAGATAATTTCAGAGCTCACATAGATCTCCATCGAACACCCGAGATGGTGGCCTGCCGAGCCTTCCCTTTGACCCTCTCAGGCAATGCCCGTGACTGGTTCAGGAGCCTCCCGCCAAATTCCATTCATCATTTTGAGGACCTCGGCAGGATGTTCCTGACGCAATTCATGGCCGGCAGGGTCAGAAGAAAACCGTCAGGATCCTTAATGTCAATGCACCAAGGACCCGAGGAATCCCTCAGAGatttctttatgaggttcaacCAGGCTAGACTTGAAGCTGAAGCAGCAACGGATGATTTCATCTATGGAGCTCTCTTTCAGGGAATCCGAAAAGATGGAGCACTAATGGCTGACATAGCCAGGAAGCCCCCTCAGAATTTAGATGGCTTTATGAGTAAAGCCGAGAAGTACATTAACCAGGAGGAGACACTCCGAGCTCTGTTGGGACCCGAGGCTACTCGCCCATCCACTTCCgggaacccaaaaaagaaaaatcctcgGAAAGAAGAACGGAAGCGGGTTCCAGAAGAAGAGGCCAGGCCGAAGCGGGATCAAGAGTCCCTAAGGAGTAACAACTGGACACCCCTCAATGCACCCATTATGGATGTTCTCCTGGAAATAAAGCGAGACCCGACGTACCGGAAGCCCAGACCGGTGCTCGTAAATCCGCATTCACGATACGCTGACCAGTACTGTGCGTTTCATGACACCACCGGGCATCGTACAGAAGCCTGCATATCCTTGAGGCTTCTGATTGAACGTTTCATAGAAAACGGAAAACTTGTCCGTTTCCTCGCAGATCAGAGAATTCAGCAAAACCCGGAGCACAGCAACCGCCACCATCAGAATCGGCACCATCCGGATCAAAACAATCCCCGGGATGAGCGGGGAAGAAACCAAGAAAGAGCAAGGGAACAAGAACGCAGACCAGATCCTCGGGCTGCACGAGAAAGAAGTAGGAGCCGAGCCAGACCAGAACGGCAGGAAAACCTCCTGGAAATACAGACAATTTCGGGGGGTTTCGGAGGAGGTGGAGAATCTAGCTCGGCGCGGAAGGCATATGCAAGACAGTTACGGGATTTCGAGGTATACTCGGTGCAGAAACCTCCAAAGTCCCAAAAACGAGACGCACAAGTGATCGGGTTCTCGGACGATGATTACGCAGGGGTATCACTCCCGCATACCGACGCTCTGGTGCTGAGTCTGGCCATAGCCAACCACAAAATACACCGCGTCTTGGTTGACACAGGAAGTTCGGCTGACATCCTTTACAAGTCAGCCTTCGAGCGGATGAAGATCGATAGAAGTAAGGTGATCCCGGCAAGATATTCGCTTGTGGGATTTACAGGAGAGAAAGTACTCCCACTTGGGTCCATTGAGCTTCCGGTCACAGCAGGAATGTACCCGAGGCAGAGGACGGTAATGGTCCGGTTCTTAATAATCGACCGACCGTCGGCCTACAATGTTATCCTCGGGAGAACAGCTCTCAACGAATTTAGGGCTGTAACCTCAACTCCTCACCTGAGCATGAAATTCCCCACCGAAGAAGGCGTCGGTGTCGAAAAAGGAGACCAGAGGATGGCCCGAGAATGTTACAATACAAGTTTGAAGAAGCTCCCGGAAGCCGCGAGACTcggagagaaggaaaaag AATTCGAGCTCGGTGACTCGAAGAAGAAAGTCCGAATCGGCGCGCAGCTTCCCCCTGAAATGAAGGAAGCTCTGGTTGCATTCCTTAGAAGAAACAAAGATGTATTCGCATGGAGCCACGAGGACATGCCGGGAATACCCCCATCCGTAATAGCCCACAAGCTAATGGTGGATCCAAGCTATCGACCGGTTAAACAACGAAGAAGGACTTTCGCACCGGAACGGAACCAAGCCATTGCCGAGGAAGTACACAAACTGTTGCGGGCTGGGTTTATCCGAGAAGTAGACTACCCAGAGTGGTTGGCCAACGTGGTTTTAGTCAAAAAAGCCACCGGgaagtggagaatgtgtgttgacttCACCGATCTCAACAAAGCATGTCCCAAGGATAGTTTCCCGTTACCTCGGATCGATCTGCTTGTAGACTCTACATCCGGTCATGAACTTTTAACATTCATGGACGCCTTCTCAGGGTACAACCAAATTCACATGGATGAAGCCGACCAAGAAAAAACGTCGTTCATTACCGACAGAGGTCTCTACTGTTACAAAATGATGCCGTTCGGTCTAAAGAACGCCGGGGCTACATACCAGAGGCTCGTCAATAAAATGTTCCGAGATCAAATCGGACGAAACGTGGAAGTCTATGTTGACGACATGCTTGTCAAGAGCATACGAGCCGCCGGCCATATAGCCGACCTGGGGGAAACTTTCGAAACACTAAGGAGTCATAAGATGAAGCTCAACCCGGCCAAATGTGCTTTCGGCGTTTCCTCAGGAAAATTCTTGGGATTCATGGTTTCACAGAGAGGAATCGAGGCGAATCCCGAGAAGGTGAGTGCTGTCCTCAGCATGCAACCTCCTCAGACCACCAAGCAATTACAACAGCTGACTGGGAGAATAGCAGCCCTCAACCGGTTCATCTCCCGATCCACCGACAAATGTCTCCcattcttcaaaattttgagaaaggcCTTCGTGTGGAGCAGTGAGTGCGaggaagccttcaagaagttaaaAGAATATCTGACCAACCCGCCGCTGTTGAGCAGCCCCGAGGAAGGAGAAATCCTGTATCTTTATCTCGCAGTATCACCCTCGGCGGTCAGTTCAGCTTTGGTCCGAGAAGACTCAGGCATTCAGAAACCAGTTTATTTCACTAGTAAAGCACTCCATGGAGCCGAGGAGAGGTACCCTCGGATTGAAAAATTGGCCTTCGCCTTAATAATCTCGGCCCGGAGATTAAGGCCATATTTTCAGGCGCACGCTATACGAGTGTTAACCGAGCATCCGCTGAAAAAGATATTACAAAAACCGGATCTATCCGGGAGGCTGGTAAATTGGTCGGTAGAATTGGGGCAGTTTGACATAGAGTTCCACCCTCGTACTTCTGTCAAGGGTCAGGCGCTAGCCGATTTCCTACTCAAATTTAGCAATACTCCCGAAAGCGAAGAGCTGCCCGAGAAGGAAACATGGGTAGCATATGTAGATGGTTCTTCGGCCAACCATAAGAGCGGAGTCGGTGTCACTTTAGCAAGCCCGGATGGAGAAACTTTTCAATATGCGATCAAACTGGATTTTGTGACCACCAATAATGAAGCCGAGTATGAAGCACTTTTGTCCGGGCTTTCAATAGCTCGGGAGATGGGAGCAAGGAATGTAGAGATCAGAAGCGACTCTCAGGTGGTAGTCAGCCATGTGCAGGGAACGGCCGAGGCACAAGGTGAAAAGATGATCCAATACCTCGAAAAGGTACGCAAATGCCAATCTAACTTTCACAGAACCGCCGTAACCAAAGTTCCTCGGGAAGAGAACGCCCGAGCCGATGCCCTTTCTAAAATGGGTTCCGGTACCGGGCCTGTCGTCAGAACATCCACACGGGGGGTGGTGACACAGACCAAGCCTTCAATCCTTCCACAACTCGACATGATGGAAATTGAAGAAGGATCAGACGAACCAGAATGGGCTACTGACGTCATTCAGTACCTCCGCAACGGTTCCCTACCCGAGGAAAAGCTGCGAGCTCGGAAGGCAAAAATACATTCAGCCCGGTACGTGCTTATCGGAGGTGTGCTCTATCGAAGAGGATATACTGAGCCACTCTTGAAGTGTCTTAAAAGTTCCGAGGCGGAATACATATTAAAGGAGATACACGAAGGAGTCTGCGGGAACCACTCTGGCTCTCGGATGTTGGCTCACAAAGCGATGAGAGCCGGATACTACTGGCCAACAATGAGCAAAGATTCAGTCGAAATCGTTCAGAAGTGCGACAAATGTCAGAGGTTCGCCCGGGTGATGAAGCAACCCCCTGAGAAGCTAAGTCCAATCACTTCGCCGTGGCCATTCGCAAAATGGGGGGTCGACATAGTCGGGCCTATGCCTCCGGGAAAAGGTGGCCGGAAATTTCTCCTTGTCGCGGTAGACTACTTCACCAAGTGGGCTGAAGCCGAGGCACTCGCCACTATCACTACCGCCAACGCagtaaaatttctttggaaTTCAATCATATGTCGATTCGGTATCCCACATGCTTTTGTCACCGACAATGGAAAACAGTTTGACTGTGGACCGTTTCGAAAATGGTGCGCCGAACTCCGTATCAGAAATTATTACTCAACCCCGATATATCCACCGGCGAACGGGCAAGTAGAAGCTACGAACAAGACTCTTCTCAGAACACTAAAGAAGAAGCTTGGCAAAAAGAAAGGAGCTTGGGCGGAATATGTACCCGAGGTGCTTTGGGCCTACCGCACCACGACACGCACTCCCACCGGGGCTACTCCTTTCTCCTTAACTTACGGTTCCGAGGCAATTATTCCTGCCGAAGTCGGATCACCCAGCTTCCGAGTATCACACTACAACCCGGGGCTCAATGACGAAGGAATCAAGCTGAATCTGGATTTGCTACAGGAAAGAAGAGACGAAGCGCAGGTAACATGGGCTGCGTACCAAGACCGAGCCGCCCGTTACTTCAACAAAAAAGTGAGCCCCCGAAAGTTCCAACTGGGAGATTGGGTTTTGAGAAAAGTGAGCTCGATTACAAAAGATCCAATCGAAGGAAAGCTCGAAGCAAAATGGGAAGGTCCGTACAGAGTCATACGATGCCATGACAAAGGGGCATATCATCTGGTAGATGCTACCGGCAAGGAATTACCGAGAGCCTGGAACGCCGAGCATTTAAAGAAGTATTTTATGTGA